A single genomic interval of Agromyces cerinus harbors:
- a CDS encoding LysR family transcriptional regulator yields the protein MDVRRLDLLRELAERGSVTAVAEATGRTPSAVSQQLKVLEREAGMPLTERSGRGVVLTSAGHALARSAADVAVALERATALWDEFRNHPSGEVSLVTFPTVGATLLPAVLTDLAEVAGLVVRATDLDPEAAEFADLTSDFDIVLAHTMPGVLPWGGRGLKAVPLLTEPLDIGLPADHRLAGRAHLTPADLVDETWLGVPPGFPFERILHAIEQQAGQRATVSQRFSDMRIIEAFIEAGLGIAFVPRFTSGAVPDSIVLKPLRGVASARQIVALVRPDVAERLAVRTVLDVLVARASRLEQAHAAA from the coding sequence ATGGACGTTCGACGACTGGACCTGCTTCGAGAGCTCGCGGAACGCGGCAGCGTGACGGCGGTCGCCGAGGCCACCGGCCGCACGCCCTCGGCGGTCTCGCAGCAGCTCAAGGTGCTCGAGCGCGAGGCCGGCATGCCGCTCACCGAGCGCAGTGGCCGCGGCGTCGTGCTGACGAGCGCCGGCCACGCCCTCGCCCGCAGCGCCGCCGATGTCGCCGTCGCCCTCGAACGTGCCACCGCCCTGTGGGACGAGTTCCGCAACCACCCGAGCGGCGAGGTGTCGCTCGTCACCTTCCCGACGGTCGGCGCGACGCTCCTGCCCGCCGTGCTCACCGACCTCGCCGAGGTCGCCGGGCTCGTCGTGCGCGCGACCGACCTCGACCCCGAGGCGGCCGAGTTCGCCGACCTCACCTCCGACTTCGACATCGTGCTCGCGCACACCATGCCGGGCGTGCTGCCCTGGGGCGGCCGCGGCCTGAAGGCCGTGCCGCTGCTGACCGAGCCGCTCGACATCGGCCTGCCCGCCGACCACCGTCTCGCCGGGCGGGCGCACCTGACCCCCGCCGACCTCGTCGACGAGACCTGGCTCGGGGTGCCGCCCGGGTTCCCCTTCGAGCGCATCCTGCACGCGATCGAGCAGCAGGCAGGGCAGCGGGCCACGGTCAGCCAGCGCTTCAGCGACATGCGCATCATCGAGGCCTTCATCGAGGCGGGCCTCGGCATCGCCTTCGTGCCGCGGTTCACGAGCGGCGCCGTGCCCGATTCGATCGTATTGAAGCCGCTGCGCGGCGTGGCATCCGCTCGGCAGATCGTGGCACTGGTGCGGCCGGATGTCGCCGAGCGCCTCGCCGTGCGCACGGTGCTCGACGTGCTCGTGGCGCGCGCCTCGCGGCTCGAGCAGGCGCACGCCGCCGCCTGA
- a CDS encoding Type 1 glutamine amidotransferase-like domain-containing protein — translation MAHVVATGAGKAMMERRADPTHDYILKLTGKERPRVLFVGTATGDDAAYIVSFYTTYDSDRCAPHHLPLFHRAVDDLAGFVKGFDVIHVGGGNTANMLDVWKRQGLDEIMREMWEDPNSNTVFTGGSAGGICWFEGGTTDSYGPTLQVLPEGLGFLHGSFCPHYDAEDQRQPLFHASLLSGELATGYAVGNLQSLHFEGSEFVTAISPVEDPLALRVEAIDGRIVETPLPTQVLASTGPIVKGPSS, via the coding sequence ATGGCGCATGTGGTTGCGACCGGCGCAGGCAAGGCGATGATGGAGCGGCGGGCCGACCCGACGCACGACTACATCCTGAAGCTCACCGGCAAGGAGCGCCCGCGCGTGCTCTTCGTCGGCACGGCGACCGGCGATGATGCCGCGTACATCGTGAGCTTCTACACGACGTACGACTCCGACCGCTGCGCACCGCATCACCTGCCCCTCTTCCACCGGGCGGTCGACGACCTCGCGGGCTTCGTGAAGGGCTTCGACGTGATCCACGTCGGCGGCGGCAACACGGCCAACATGCTCGACGTCTGGAAGCGCCAGGGTCTCGACGAGATCATGCGCGAGATGTGGGAGGACCCGAACTCGAACACGGTCTTCACCGGCGGCTCGGCCGGCGGCATCTGCTGGTTCGAGGGCGGCACCACCGACAGCTACGGGCCCACCCTGCAGGTGCTGCCCGAAGGCCTCGGCTTCCTGCACGGCAGCTTCTGCCCGCACTACGACGCCGAAGACCAGCGCCAGCCGTTGTTCCACGCCTCCCTGCTCAGCGGCGAGCTCGCCACGGGCTACGCGGTCGGCAACCTGCAGTCGCTGCATTTCGAGGGCTCGGAGTTCGTGACGGCGATCAGCCCCGTCGAGGATCCGCTCGCCCTCAGGGTCGAGGCGATCGACGGCAGGATCGTCGAGACGCCGCTCCCGACGCAGGTGCTCGCCAGTACCGGCCCCATCGTGAAGGGCCCCTCGTCGTGA
- a CDS encoding enoyl-CoA hydratase/isomerase family protein, producing the protein MSDEAILFEVSDGLARLTLNRPSRLNAVDPEAIGRWQALAHEIAERDDIGAVLFDANGRAFCAGGDVRAMSELAAAAESSGAESASATITALADAIHDGHRTLRESSKPIVAAVQGPVAGGGLGFMLVADLVIASEHATFASRYADVALTPDCGVSTLLPEAVGTRRALELTLTSRTLTAAEALDWGLVTEVVAPDALEARAREIAQSWIDGATAAFGQAKRLVRSGLTRDFQTALDDEARTIGAAFATPEAAARIAAFGRSSRSN; encoded by the coding sequence ATGAGCGACGAAGCGATCCTGTTCGAGGTCTCCGACGGGCTCGCCCGCCTCACCCTCAACCGCCCGAGCCGGCTGAACGCCGTCGACCCCGAGGCGATCGGGCGCTGGCAGGCGCTCGCCCACGAGATCGCCGAGCGCGACGACATCGGCGCGGTGCTCTTCGACGCCAACGGTCGCGCGTTCTGCGCGGGCGGCGACGTGCGGGCGATGTCGGAGCTCGCGGCCGCGGCCGAGTCGAGCGGCGCGGAGTCCGCGTCGGCCACGATCACGGCGCTCGCCGACGCGATCCACGACGGCCACCGCACGCTCCGCGAGAGCTCGAAGCCGATCGTCGCAGCGGTGCAGGGGCCGGTCGCCGGCGGCGGACTCGGCTTCATGCTCGTCGCCGACCTCGTCATCGCCTCCGAGCACGCGACGTTCGCGAGCCGATACGCGGATGTCGCGCTCACGCCCGACTGCGGCGTCAGCACGCTGCTGCCCGAGGCCGTCGGCACCCGTCGCGCGCTCGAGCTCACGCTGACCTCGCGCACGCTCACCGCCGCCGAGGCACTCGACTGGGGACTCGTCACCGAGGTCGTCGCGCCCGACGCGCTCGAGGCCCGGGCGCGCGAGATCGCGCAGAGCTGGATCGACGGGGCGACCGCGGCCTTCGGACAGGCCAAGCGCCTCGTGCGCTCAGGGCTGACCCGCGACTTCCAGACGGCGCTCGACGACGAGGCGCGCACGATCGGCGCCGCCTTCGCTACGCCCGAGGCCGCCGCCCGCATCGCGGCCTTCGGGCGGTCGAGCCGCTCGAACTAG